Proteins co-encoded in one Candidatus Angelobacter sp. genomic window:
- a CDS encoding helix-turn-helix transcriptional regulator, whose translation MKLEKELVAASSVPLVLSILSEGDNYGYAIIQRVKELSDGKIAWTDGMLY comes from the coding sequence ATGAAGCTTGAGAAGGAACTGGTCGCCGCCTCTTCGGTCCCTCTGGTGCTCTCCATCCTGTCGGAGGGCGACAATTACGGCTACGCCATCATCCAGCGCGTCAAGGAACTGTCTGACGGCAAAATCGCGTGGACCGACGGGATGCTTTAT
- a CDS encoding AAA family ATPase: MSGKSGALLARVVTANNPIPRLKEHPALEAWINEGRPLHEGKDTCQFCGQPLGKDLMTHIAGHFSADYENLMSDLSALIKAIQTAQHEEIAVDHKGDFYTELSERFSDEKTKLGKLLKARKSGLENLATVLATKQTKAFTSLECPNVDDPAEQIVAVVEAINKIITEHNNRTAEFDQKRRTAFTTLEKHYAAKFILDEKYNERLQLIEGLKTTIGSQTKKLGELNAEIRALEQALSEALKGATRINELLTAYSRHERMQSGCASVSENRSRMGCGLLQGFGGGGNLK, translated from the coding sequence TTGAGCGGCAAGTCTGGGGCTTTGCTGGCGAGAGTGGTAACCGCCAACAACCCGATTCCTCGGCTCAAAGAGCATCCGGCACTCGAAGCTTGGATCAACGAGGGACGCCCACTACATGAAGGCAAAGATACGTGTCAGTTCTGCGGTCAGCCGCTAGGCAAAGATTTGATGACGCACATTGCCGGGCATTTCTCCGCCGACTACGAAAACTTGATGTCGGACTTGAGTGCGTTGATCAAAGCGATTCAAACTGCGCAACACGAAGAAATCGCAGTGGACCACAAAGGTGACTTCTACACTGAACTGTCAGAGCGATTCAGCGACGAGAAAACCAAACTAGGGAAGTTGCTCAAAGCGCGAAAATCCGGTTTGGAAAATCTTGCGACGGTTCTCGCCACAAAGCAAACCAAGGCGTTCACGAGTTTGGAATGTCCGAACGTTGACGATCCCGCAGAGCAAATTGTCGCCGTGGTTGAAGCCATAAATAAGATCATCACTGAGCATAACAACCGGACGGCAGAATTTGACCAGAAGCGCCGAACGGCGTTCACCACACTCGAAAAACACTACGCGGCAAAGTTTATCCTAGACGAAAAATACAACGAACGGCTCCAGCTGATTGAAGGCCTAAAAACCACTATTGGCAGCCAGACGAAGAAACTCGGAGAACTCAATGCCGAGATTCGCGCGCTCGAACAAGCGCTCTCGGAAGCGTTGAAGGGAGCGACGCGAATCAACGAACTGCTCACCGCATATTCCCGACACGAGCGAATGCAAAGCGGTTGTGCAAGCGTGTCTGAAAACCGTTCGAGAATGGGATGCGGACTACTTCAAGGATTTGGAGGCGGAGGTAATTTGAAATGA
- a CDS encoding HipA domain-containing protein, which produces MSLEVHIDWQEQTHLVGRLYPAERGPSVSFEYAPEWLKRDGAFAIDPTSLPLQRGAHHDAALFGAIQDCGPDRWGRILIERAVRKKVLVQKPYRDIDYVLALDDTTRIGALRFRIDGAAPFLATTSGKLPPLVRLNALLRATDAIHSETESAQDLRFLLGAGSPIGGARPKAAVSLADDRLAIAKFPKPDDTRDVAAGEILALTLAEQAGIQVAEHQLVPVGRQSVAVITRFDRTGKNRIPFVSASSLLGLAQGDMGAYTLVADGIRQFGNDVAGDLRELWRRLVLSLLASNYDDHLRNHGFLMREPGRWALSPAYDLNPVPQMDRAPGSKTPITEDQQEPTITGALAAAARFGLKTAESKRILREVFTAVSGWRKTGRQLRLKAAMLDAYASAFEHPLMDETRRLLGE; this is translated from the coding sequence ATGAGCCTGGAGGTCCATATCGATTGGCAGGAGCAGACTCATCTGGTGGGTCGCCTCTACCCGGCCGAACGCGGCCCGTCTGTTTCCTTTGAGTATGCGCCCGAATGGCTCAAGCGTGACGGCGCCTTCGCCATCGACCCCACATCGCTTCCACTGCAACGCGGGGCTCATCATGATGCCGCGCTCTTCGGGGCAATTCAGGACTGTGGACCTGACCGCTGGGGTCGCATTTTGATTGAACGCGCCGTCCGCAAAAAGGTCCTCGTTCAAAAGCCGTATCGCGACATCGACTATGTGCTTGCGCTCGATGATACGACACGCATTGGCGCCTTGCGCTTTCGGATCGACGGCGCCGCTCCATTTCTCGCCACTACGAGCGGCAAGCTCCCGCCTCTGGTGCGTCTCAACGCGCTTCTTCGCGCCACCGACGCAATTCACAGTGAAACCGAATCCGCTCAGGATCTGCGGTTTCTACTTGGCGCCGGCTCACCGATTGGCGGCGCTCGGCCAAAAGCAGCGGTCAGCCTTGCTGACGACCGACTGGCCATCGCGAAATTTCCCAAGCCCGACGACACTCGGGACGTTGCTGCGGGCGAAATTCTTGCGCTCACCCTCGCCGAACAAGCGGGCATCCAGGTCGCGGAACATCAGCTCGTGCCTGTGGGCCGGCAAAGTGTCGCTGTCATCACCCGCTTTGATCGCACGGGAAAAAACCGAATTCCTTTTGTCTCGGCATCGAGTCTGTTGGGCCTGGCTCAAGGTGATATGGGTGCGTACACGCTCGTGGCTGATGGCATCCGTCAATTTGGTAACGATGTCGCTGGCGACCTCCGCGAATTGTGGCGACGCCTTGTCTTGTCGCTTCTTGCCAGCAACTACGACGACCACCTCCGCAACCACGGTTTCCTGATGCGCGAACCTGGACGGTGGGCGCTCTCGCCGGCCTACGATCTCAACCCGGTGCCGCAAATGGACCGCGCTCCTGGGAGCAAAACTCCGATCACTGAGGATCAGCAGGAACCCACCATCACTGGAGCGCTGGCAGCGGCTGCGCGTTTTGGTCTCAAGACCGCTGAATCGAAAAGAATCCTCCGCGAAGTTTTCACCGCCGTCTCTGGCTGGCGCAAGACCGGACGACAACTGCGCCTCAAAGCAGCCATGCTGGACGCCTACGCCAGTGCCTTCGAGCATCCGCTGATGGATGAAACCAGACGTTTGCTTGGCGAATGA
- a CDS encoding helix-turn-helix transcriptional regulator, whose protein sequence is MSKTDSIPLPAAHALRKLGHDLALARRKRGIATTDMAARLFVSRDTLWRLERGDPTVSLGTLATAAFILKLHDRLANLAAPGTDELALSLDERRLPQRIRRSRP, encoded by the coding sequence ATGTCAAAGACGGACTCCATCCCGTTGCCGGCCGCTCACGCGCTCCGCAAGTTGGGCCACGACCTCGCGCTTGCCCGGCGCAAACGCGGCATCGCTACCACCGACATGGCGGCCCGTCTTTTTGTCAGTCGCGATACACTTTGGCGGCTGGAGCGTGGTGACCCGACCGTCTCGCTCGGCACTCTGGCGACAGCCGCGTTCATCCTTAAGTTGCACGATCGCCTCGCAAATCTTGCCGCGCCGGGCACGGACGAACTCGCTCTCAGCCTGGATGAGCGCCGTCTGCCACAGCGCATCCGCCGCTCCCGCCCATGA
- a CDS encoding homoserine dehydrogenase produces the protein MQQINLGIVGGGTVGGGVFQAIQRNGALVSSRLGVRLHVAKVVVRNIQKCRPVKIPASLLTTDWCGVVNNPAIHLVVELMGGTTTAREVAVSALKQGKPVVTANKALLSAHGEELFAVAQQNGANLYYEASVAGGIPIIKVLREGLIGNRITRLYGIVNGTCNYILSRMKAEGADFNEVLADAQRLGYAETEPSLDVDGHDAAHKTGILASLAHGFWVNPKQVFVEGIRHISKLDIQFAGQLGYTIKLLGIVKKTENAGGTKRRPNGCAPVQVSVYPTLVPNIHVLASVNDVFNAIYVRGDVVGDTLYYGRGAGQDATASAVLSDLADAALDLKCGTRNRIPAFVPHEREGAVLPFDAAVCRCYVRLSVIDRPGTLARIAAIFGRSKIGISSVIQPEGHEGESVPLILMIHDATNAAIARALASVRALPVVKAPPVMIRVENFE, from the coding sequence ATGCAGCAGATCAACCTGGGCATCGTTGGCGGCGGCACAGTGGGTGGCGGAGTCTTCCAGGCCATCCAAAGGAACGGCGCGCTTGTCTCTTCGCGGCTCGGAGTGAGGCTGCATGTCGCCAAAGTGGTCGTCCGCAACATCCAAAAGTGCCGGCCTGTCAAAATCCCGGCATCGCTGCTGACGACGGATTGGTGCGGCGTTGTCAACAACCCGGCCATTCATCTGGTCGTCGAGTTGATGGGCGGCACGACGACCGCGCGCGAAGTGGCGGTGAGCGCGCTGAAACAGGGCAAGCCGGTCGTCACGGCCAACAAGGCGCTGCTTTCGGCGCACGGCGAAGAACTGTTTGCAGTCGCGCAGCAAAACGGTGCGAACCTCTACTACGAAGCGAGCGTCGCCGGCGGCATCCCGATCATCAAGGTGTTGCGCGAAGGATTGATCGGCAATCGCATCACGCGCCTCTACGGGATCGTGAACGGGACCTGCAATTACATCCTCTCGCGAATGAAGGCCGAGGGCGCGGATTTCAACGAGGTGCTCGCTGACGCGCAGCGGCTGGGTTACGCCGAAACCGAGCCGTCGCTGGATGTCGATGGTCATGATGCCGCCCACAAAACCGGCATCCTCGCGTCACTTGCCCACGGTTTCTGGGTTAATCCGAAACAGGTTTTTGTGGAAGGCATCCGGCATATTTCAAAACTCGACATCCAGTTCGCCGGACAACTGGGCTACACCATCAAGCTGCTGGGCATCGTAAAGAAGACTGAAAACGCCGGGGGAACGAAGCGAAGGCCGAATGGCTGCGCGCCCGTCCAGGTTTCCGTTTATCCCACGCTTGTGCCGAACATCCACGTACTCGCGAGCGTCAATGATGTCTTCAACGCGATTTATGTCCGCGGCGATGTCGTTGGCGACACGCTTTACTACGGACGCGGTGCCGGGCAGGACGCCACGGCCAGCGCAGTGTTGAGTGATCTGGCCGATGCGGCGCTCGACCTCAAGTGCGGGACCAGGAACCGGATTCCGGCGTTCGTGCCGCATGAGCGCGAGGGCGCCGTGCTCCCCTTCGACGCGGCGGTCTGCCGCTGTTACGTGCGCTTGAGCGTGATTGACAGGCCGGGAACACTGGCCAGGATCGCCGCCATTTTTGGCCGGTCGAAGATCGGCATATCCTCCGTGATACAACCGGAGGGTCACGAGGGCGAAAGTGTCCCCCTGATATTGATGATCCACGACGCAACCAATGCCGCCATCGCCAGGGCGCTCGCCAGCGTCCGCGCGCTGCCCGTCGTCAAGGCTCCTCCGGTCATGATCCGTGTCGAAAATTTTGAGTAG
- the thrC gene encoding threonine synthase gives MAPILFFSTNGKSAPVGLREALLTGQAPDRGLYLPRAFPRFTDAEVAAFANLSYHEIAFRVLSCYSADALGADHLAAMCRDAYDFDVPLEKVYDRVHVMRLDRGPTASFKDFAAQMMARMFGHFLRETGRHVTILTATSGDTGSAVAHAFHNVPGVQVIVLFPFDEVSVSQRKLMTTLAENVRTIAIDGKFDDCQAMVKRAFADPALKHIPLSSANSINIGRLLPQSVYYFYAASRIARPGEPIVFSVPSGNFGDMMGAVVAGQMGLPVRKLIVPVNSNDAFPRFLETGVYQKIEPSRNSVSNAMNVGHPSNLARLVSIYGGRMDETGVIHQMPDLAAMRRDLFSSSISDERTRSTIQEVWTKYQLLLEPHGAVAWRGFLDWLATEPPGNAPAVVLETANPAKFPEEVERTIGFSPDVPPAMIATNKMPEDFDRMGANYEEFRAYLIEKQAAT, from the coding sequence ATGGCCCCGATTCTCTTCTTCAGCACCAACGGCAAATCCGCCCCGGTCGGTTTGCGCGAGGCCCTGTTGACCGGACAGGCGCCGGATCGCGGATTGTATCTGCCGCGAGCATTTCCCCGTTTCACAGATGCCGAAGTCGCCGCGTTCGCGAACCTCTCTTATCACGAGATCGCCTTTCGCGTATTGTCATGTTACAGCGCCGATGCGCTAGGAGCGGACCACCTGGCCGCAATGTGTCGTGACGCCTACGATTTCGACGTGCCGCTCGAAAAAGTTTATGACCGCGTCCACGTCATGCGGCTCGATCGCGGGCCGACCGCGTCGTTCAAGGATTTCGCGGCACAGATGATGGCGCGCATGTTCGGGCATTTTCTTCGCGAGACGGGAAGGCACGTCACGATTCTCACCGCCACCAGTGGCGACACCGGCTCGGCCGTCGCCCATGCGTTTCACAACGTGCCCGGCGTTCAAGTCATCGTGTTGTTCCCGTTTGACGAAGTCAGTGTCAGCCAGCGCAAGTTGATGACGACACTGGCCGAAAATGTCCGCACCATCGCGATCGACGGCAAATTCGATGATTGTCAGGCGATGGTCAAACGGGCCTTTGCCGATCCGGCTCTCAAACACATTCCGCTGTCGTCCGCCAACTCGATCAACATCGGCCGGCTGCTGCCGCAGAGCGTTTATTATTTTTACGCCGCGTCCCGAATCGCCCGGCCCGGCGAGCCGATCGTGTTCTCGGTGCCCAGCGGCAACTTCGGTGACATGATGGGGGCGGTCGTGGCCGGCCAAATGGGTTTGCCGGTCAGAAAACTTATCGTGCCGGTGAACAGCAACGACGCCTTCCCGCGTTTTCTTGAAACCGGCGTGTACCAAAAGATCGAGCCGTCGCGCAACTCGGTGTCGAACGCAATGAACGTGGGCCATCCGAGCAATCTCGCGCGACTCGTCAGTATTTATGGCGGCCGCATGGACGAGACCGGCGTGATTCATCAGATGCCCGACCTCGCCGCAATGCGGCGTGATTTGTTCTCCAGTTCCATTTCCGATGAACGCACGCGCTCGACGATTCAGGAAGTCTGGACGAAATATCAGTTGCTCCTCGAACCGCATGGGGCAGTCGCGTGGCGTGGATTTCTCGATTGGCTCGCGACCGAGCCGCCGGGCAACGCCCCCGCGGTGGTGCTAGAAACCGCGAACCCGGCGAAATTCCCAGAAGAAGTTGAACGGACGATCGGCTTCTCACCGGATGTCCCGCCCGCCATGATCGCCACCAACAAAATGCCGGAGGACTTCGATCGTATGGGCGCAAACTACGAGGAATTCCGCGCCTATCTCATCGAAAAACAAGCTGCCACTTGA
- a CDS encoding aspartate kinase, producing the protein MALIVQKYGGTSVGNTDRIKNVASRVARYRAKGDQIVVVVSAMSGVTDNLIKLAKEIMPLPIEREMDVLLATGEQTTIALTAMALHALNVNAVSLTGAQAGILTDGVHTKAKIQDITPKRIHQHLDAGNVVIVAGFQGQTEEGQITTLGRGGSDLTAIALAAALKADLCQIYTDVDGVYTADPRIVPGARKLDEISYDEMLELASLGAKVMQSRSVEFAKKFEVIFEVRSSLNDNPGTIVKEETRNMEDVVIRGVSLDKNQAKVTLVAVPDKPGVAATIFKTLGDAAINVDMIVQNISHGSGAPATDLSFTVDKADLLKAQKVIGGLKKDIRFGEVIATDKIGKLSIVGVGMKSHSGVAGKMFDTLAREGVNIEMISTSEIKISVVIDLAKGEHAMKAVHAAFLGP; encoded by the coding sequence ATGGCTTTGATCGTTCAAAAATACGGCGGAACCTCGGTCGGAAACACCGACCGGATCAAAAACGTGGCCTCGCGTGTGGCCCGATATCGCGCCAAGGGTGACCAGATTGTCGTGGTCGTCTCCGCGATGAGCGGCGTGACCGACAATCTCATCAAGCTGGCCAAGGAAATCATGCCGCTGCCGATCGAGCGGGAGATGGACGTGCTGCTCGCCACCGGCGAACAAACGACCATCGCGCTCACCGCCATGGCGCTCCACGCGCTCAATGTCAACGCCGTTTCGCTTACCGGTGCCCAGGCGGGCATTCTGACCGACGGAGTCCACACGAAGGCCAAAATCCAGGACATCACGCCGAAGAGAATTCATCAGCACCTTGACGCCGGCAACGTGGTTATCGTTGCCGGCTTTCAGGGACAGACCGAGGAAGGCCAGATCACCACGCTCGGCCGCGGCGGCTCGGACCTGACCGCGATCGCGCTGGCCGCGGCGTTGAAGGCCGACCTTTGCCAGATTTACACGGACGTGGACGGTGTCTATACCGCCGATCCACGCATCGTGCCCGGCGCGCGCAAGCTCGACGAGATTTCCTATGATGAAATGCTCGAACTCGCCAGTCTCGGCGCGAAAGTGATGCAGTCGCGCTCGGTCGAGTTCGCCAAGAAATTCGAAGTGATTTTTGAGGTCCGCTCCAGCCTGAATGACAACCCCGGAACGATTGTGAAAGAAGAAACCCGAAACATGGAGGACGTCGTCATACGCGGCGTGTCGCTCGACAAAAACCAGGCGAAGGTCACGCTCGTGGCTGTGCCCGACAAGCCCGGCGTCGCCGCCACGATTTTCAAGACGCTCGGTGATGCCGCGATCAACGTGGATATGATCGTGCAGAACATCAGCCACGGCAGTGGCGCGCCCGCGACCGACCTTTCGTTCACGGTGGACAAGGCCGACCTGCTCAAGGCGCAGAAGGTCATCGGCGGGTTGAAGAAAGACATACGCTTCGGCGAAGTCATCGCCACAGACAAAATCGGAAAGCTGTCGATCGTGGGCGTGGGAATGAAGAGCCACTCGGGTGTGGCTGGCAAAATGTTCGACACACTCGCCCGGGAAGGCGTGAACATCGAAATGATTTCCACGAGCGAAATCAAAATCTCCGTGGTGATCGACCTGGCCAAGGGCGAACACGCCATGAAAGCCGTTCACGCGGCGTTTTTGGGGCCATAG